The following are from one region of the Petrotoga mobilis SJ95 genome:
- a CDS encoding PPC domain-containing DNA-binding protein, with translation MDFAKFGSKYIVRLDKGEEIVSTLKEFCSKNSIKLGTVYGLGSTNDITIGLFNTHEKKYFSKEFKGDFEILNLTGNISTMNGETYLHLHVSTSDSDLHSYGGHLNSAIVSGTAEIVVESIEGAVERKFDSEVGLNLYNFR, from the coding sequence ATGGATTTTGCTAAATTTGGTAGTAAATACATAGTTAGGTTGGATAAGGGAGAAGAAATCGTTTCAACATTGAAAGAGTTCTGTTCAAAAAATTCAATAAAATTAGGAACCGTATATGGTTTGGGTTCAACGAACGATATAACAATTGGTTTGTTCAATACTCATGAAAAGAAATACTTTTCAAAAGAGTTTAAAGGAGATTTTGAAATTTTGAATCTCACAGGTAACATATCTACTATGAATGGAGAGACTTATTTGCATTTACATGTAAGTACCTCAGATTCAGATCTTCATTCTTATGGTGGCCATTTGAATTCTGCAATAGTTAGCGGAACCGCTGAAATAGTAGTTGAAAGTATAGAGGGTGCAGTAGAGAGAAAATTTGATTCAGAAGTAGGTCTCAATCTGTATAATTTTAGGTGA
- the fmt gene encoding methionyl-tRNA formyltransferase, translated as MTNSKDFKIVFMGTPDFGAQVLEELIKNNFNVVGVFSQPDKPKGRGKKFQPPAVKEVALKYNVPVFQPKSVNKGEGFDFLKELNPDIIITAAFGKILKTNVLKLPPKGCWNVHASLLPKYRGAAPIQRVIENGEKETGISIFKMVEALDAGDIAIQKSVPIEINDNYGIVYEKLLSLAKETVLEFLNSFDHLTLKPQNEEEASYAEKITKEDLIVDFNNDAIKVHNKIRAYDPYPGVRSVYEKEEVKIFGSEFSDDLFTIENKEEPGTIIRIEKDGILVKCRDGAVKIKEIQFPGKKRISTIDAINGKKLKLLGHFSPY; from the coding sequence ATGACAAATAGTAAGGATTTTAAAATTGTTTTCATGGGGACACCTGATTTTGGTGCCCAAGTTTTGGAAGAACTAATAAAAAACAATTTCAATGTTGTTGGAGTATTTTCCCAACCTGACAAACCTAAAGGGCGGGGGAAAAAGTTTCAACCACCAGCGGTTAAGGAAGTTGCCCTAAAATACAATGTCCCGGTATTTCAACCAAAAAGCGTTAATAAGGGAGAGGGGTTTGACTTTTTGAAAGAGCTGAACCCTGACATTATTATCACCGCAGCTTTTGGAAAAATATTAAAAACAAATGTTTTAAAACTTCCACCTAAAGGATGTTGGAATGTACATGCTTCTTTATTGCCAAAATATAGAGGAGCAGCCCCAATTCAACGCGTTATAGAAAATGGAGAAAAAGAAACGGGAATCAGTATTTTCAAGATGGTAGAAGCTCTTGATGCGGGAGATATAGCCATTCAAAAAAGTGTCCCCATTGAAATAAACGACAATTACGGCATAGTTTATGAAAAATTATTATCACTTGCAAAAGAAACTGTTTTAGAGTTTTTGAACTCATTCGATCATTTAACTTTGAAACCACAAAACGAAGAAGAAGCCTCATATGCAGAAAAAATTACAAAAGAAGATCTAATTGTAGATTTTAATAATGATGCTATAAAGGTTCATAACAAGATTAGAGCTTACGATCCATACCCCGGGGTAAGAAGCGTCTACGAAAAAGAAGAGGTAAAGATATTTGGTTCGGAATTTTCTGATGATTTGTTTACAATAGAAAATAAAGAAGAACCAGGAACAATAATACGTATTGAAAAAGACGGAATACTTGTAAAATGTAGAGATGGGGCTGTAAAGATAAAAGAGATACAATTCCCTGGTAAAAAAAGAATATCTACAATAGATGCCATCAATGGGAAAAAACTAAAATTATTGGGACATTTCAGCCCTTATTAA
- a CDS encoding Cof-type HAD-IIB family hydrolase: MKKTFVFDLDGTLLNSEVRISPKTYQALKRLKEEGHIIIIASGRMYASTMYVVENFLPFLKGNVIISSYNGGYIVDHNGKVVFEKGVANESAIKCIKFLRDLNIHRHIYINDKLISEIDDKEIRDYSKHSFVDYVLVDDLIAEIETSSHPTLKILAIGEPDKIDVIKKLAENELQGEFNLMKSWDTYLDFIPYGVSKGNSLKIISKIYNLDPNTLYVFGDSENDIDMLELTKNSFAMGNAKEDVKKVANYLLPSNDEDGVAYAIEKILADDLDNVNI, from the coding sequence ATGAAAAAAACCTTTGTTTTTGATTTGGATGGAACTCTTTTAAATTCTGAGGTAAGAATTTCGCCAAAAACATACCAAGCTTTAAAAAGATTAAAAGAAGAAGGACATATTATAATAATAGCAAGTGGAAGAATGTACGCTTCAACTATGTACGTAGTGGAAAACTTTCTACCTTTTTTGAAAGGGAATGTGATTATTTCCTCATACAACGGGGGATATATAGTCGATCACAATGGAAAAGTAGTTTTTGAAAAAGGTGTAGCAAATGAAAGTGCAATTAAATGTATAAAATTTCTTAGAGACCTTAATATCCACAGACATATCTATATAAACGATAAACTTATTTCGGAAATAGACGATAAAGAGATTAGAGATTACTCTAAACATTCATTTGTTGATTACGTACTGGTAGATGATTTAATAGCTGAAATAGAAACCTCATCTCACCCAACATTAAAAATATTGGCAATTGGAGAGCCAGATAAAATAGACGTAATTAAAAAATTAGCGGAAAATGAGCTCCAAGGAGAGTTTAACCTTATGAAATCTTGGGATACCTATTTGGACTTTATTCCTTACGGTGTCTCCAAAGGAAATAGCTTGAAGATAATTTCAAAAATCTACAACTTAGATCCAAATACTCTTTACGTTTTTGGTGATTCCGAAAACGATATAGACATGCTTGAATTAACAAAAAACAGTTTCGCGATGGGAAACGCTAAAGAAGATGTAAAAAAAGTAGCAAATTACTTGTTACCAAGTAACGATGAGGATGGTGTGGCATATGCCATTGAAAAGATACTGGCTGATGATCTCGATAATGTTAATATTTAG
- a CDS encoding TatD family hydrolase has protein sequence MNFIDTHCHLLLKQFDDDRQEMLKKANEELDLLIEIGINVESSKSVVDFVKDEEKIFGAVGIHPTESQDLKETDLDKIKELAGKPKIVAIGEIGLDFYWETNKQDQYKSLDAQLDIAEEMGLPVVFHIRDAYEEAYNFLQKKGLPARKGVVHCFSSDWEMAEKFLDLGLYLGFDGPITYPKNNKLREVVEKTPVERILPETDSPFLPPVPYRGKRNNPTYVKYVYEKISEIKGIDVETLKEITKSNAEKFFFNKG, from the coding sequence TTGAATTTTATTGATACCCATTGCCATTTGTTACTCAAACAGTTTGATGATGATAGGCAAGAGATGTTGAAAAAAGCTAATGAAGAGTTGGATCTGTTGATAGAAATTGGTATAAATGTAGAGTCTTCAAAAAGTGTCGTTGATTTTGTAAAAGATGAGGAAAAAATATTTGGAGCTGTCGGAATACATCCCACTGAAAGCCAGGATTTAAAGGAAACAGATTTAGATAAAATAAAAGAACTGGCAGGAAAGCCTAAGATTGTAGCTATTGGAGAAATTGGATTGGATTTTTATTGGGAAACGAATAAACAAGATCAGTATAAAAGTTTGGATGCACAATTAGATATTGCTGAAGAAATGGGCTTACCGGTAGTTTTCCATATTAGAGACGCATATGAAGAGGCATACAATTTCTTGCAGAAAAAAGGGTTGCCAGCAAGAAAAGGTGTCGTTCATTGTTTTTCAAGTGATTGGGAAATGGCTGAGAAATTCTTGGATTTGGGATTATATTTAGGTTTTGATGGGCCGATTACTTATCCAAAAAATAATAAATTGAGGGAAGTGGTTGAAAAAACACCTGTTGAAAGAATTTTACCTGAAACAGACTCACCATTTTTACCTCCCGTACCATACAGAGGAAAAAGAAACAACCCAACTTATGTAAAATATGTTTATGAAAAAATATCAGAAATAAAAGGGATAGATGTTGAAACTTTGAAAGAGATCACAAAAAGCAATGCTGAAAAGTTTTTCTTTAATAAGGGCTGA